In a single window of the Nocardioides massiliensis genome:
- a CDS encoding TetR/AcrR family transcriptional regulator — MSKGSVQTWERIVDGALIALARRGRYKFSMTDVCTESGVSRGTLYRYFADKEDVIAAVEERLETSFRDRLTTAIAERPEPADRLEVVGAAIVQHQEEFPALALLVRTEPGVVLERMSARFDALVALMQECLHPALTQAEQVQNGTVSEEQIARIVVHCGISLTCLPPNKSSTAEEVTASLEGLLSLGSSARESSKRHAN; from the coding sequence GTGAGCAAGGGTTCCGTACAGACCTGGGAGCGCATCGTCGACGGTGCGCTCATCGCGCTTGCCCGGCGAGGGCGATACAAGTTTTCCATGACCGACGTGTGCACCGAGTCCGGCGTCTCGCGCGGCACGCTGTATCGCTACTTTGCGGATAAGGAAGACGTGATCGCTGCCGTCGAGGAGCGGCTCGAGACCAGCTTCCGAGATCGTCTGACGACCGCGATCGCTGAGCGCCCCGAACCAGCCGACCGGCTGGAGGTCGTGGGCGCAGCGATCGTTCAGCACCAGGAGGAGTTCCCTGCTTTGGCTTTGCTTGTGCGTACGGAGCCCGGGGTCGTCCTAGAACGCATGTCCGCACGGTTCGATGCTCTCGTTGCGTTGATGCAAGAATGCCTACACCCTGCTCTAACCCAGGCCGAACAGGTGCAGAACGGCACGGTGAGTGAGGAACAGATCGCTCGCATCGTCGTTCACTGCGGCATTTCGCTCACCTGCTTACCTCCCAACAAGTCAAGCACCGCCGAGGAAGTGACAGCGTCGCTGGAGGGTCTGCTGAGCCTCGGCTCGTCTGCGAGAGAATCCAGCAAGCGACACGCCAACTGA